The genomic stretch GAGGACGTGCTGCCCGACGAGCCCCTCGACGTCCTCGTCGACGCGGTGGACGAGGAGGTCCGGGAGGAGACGCGGGAGACCAGCCGCGAGAACCTCGGCGTCTACCTGCGCGAGATCGGCCGCATCCCGTTGCTCTCGCGCGAGGAGGAAGTCGAGCTGGCGCGCCGTGCCCAGGCCGGCGATACCGCCGCCAAGTCACGCCTGATCGAGGCCAACCTGCGCCTCGTCGTCCAGGTCGCGCGGCGCTATGTCAACCGCGGACTGCCCTTGCCCGACCTCATCGAGGAGGGCAACATCGGGCTGCTGCGGGCCGCCGACAAGTTCGACCCGGAGCGCGGCGTGCGCTTTTCCACCTATGCCACGTGGTGGATCCGACACACCGTCACGCGCGCGCTGGCCAACCAGGCGCGGACGATCCGGCTGCCCGTGCACATCGAGATGCTGCTGGGACGGTACGCCAAGGAGCAGCAGCGGCTCACGCAGGCGCTGGGACGCCCGCCGACGGCGGCCGAGCTGGCCGCGGCCCTGGGGACGACCGAGGAGCAAGTGTGGGAGCTGGAGGAGCTCCGCCAGCCGCCCGTGTCGCTCGACTCGCCCCTGTCGGGGCAGGGGCGGGTGGCGGACCTCGTCCCCGACACCTCCGCCGACCCGAACGCCGCGCTGACCACGCTCTTCCGCGAGCGCGCCGACCTCGTGTCGGTGCTGGACGATCTGGCCGAGAACGAGCGCCGGGTGCTCCGCCGGCGCTTCGGGCTGGAGGGCGACGAGCCCGAGACGCTGGAGGCCATCGGGCGCCAGCTCGGCCTCACCCGCGAGCGCGTGCGCCAGATCGAGGCGGCGGCCCTGCGCAAGCTCCGCGGGCTGCTGCGCGCCCGCGGCGTCGACCCGGCTGATTTCTTCTGAGGGACGCGCCATGCGTAGACTGAGCGCCACGCTCGCCAGCGCCGCCATCGCGCTGATGGCGGCCGGATGCGCGAGCCTGACCGCGCTGCCGCCCCCAGTGGTGACGCCGCAGCTGGACGTGATCTGGGTACCGAGCGATCTCGCCGTGGTCATGGAGATGCTGCGGGTGGCCGAGGTCGGTCCCGGTGACGTGGTCTACGACCTCGGCTGCGGCGACGGCCGGATCGTGATCACTGCCGCTCAGCAATTCGGAGCGCGCGCGGTCGGCGTCGACCTGGACACCGACCTGCTGGCCGAGGCCTGGCAGAATGCGGTGAAGGCCGGCGTCGCCGATCGGGTGACCTTCCGGGAGCAGGACCTGTTCGCCACCGACCTCGGCGAGGCCACGGTGGTCACGCTATATCTCTCGCCCGAAGTGAACTTAAAGTTGCGGCCCAAGCTTCTGCGCGAGCTCCGCCCCGGCAGCCGGATCGTCTCGCACGAGTATGACCTGGGCGACTGGCTGCCGGAGCGGACGGTCTCCGTGCCCCTCGCTGAGCGCTCCCACCGTGTCTTCC from Candidatus Methylomirabilota bacterium encodes the following:
- a CDS encoding methyltransferase domain-containing protein; its protein translation is MAAGCASLTALPPPVVTPQLDVIWVPSDLAVVMEMLRVAEVGPGDVVYDLGCGDGRIVITAAQQFGARAVGVDLDTDLLAEAWQNAVKAGVADRVTFREQDLFATDLGEATVVTLYLSPEVNLKLRPKLLRELRPGSRIVSHEYDLGDWLPERTVSVPLAERSHRVFLWRVPAGVHRSPAHLRVPP
- a CDS encoding sigma-70 family RNA polymerase sigma factor, coding for MSDDEDVLPDEPLDVLVDAVDEEVREETRETSRENLGVYLREIGRIPLLSREEEVELARRAQAGDTAAKSRLIEANLRLVVQVARRYVNRGLPLPDLIEEGNIGLLRAADKFDPERGVRFSTYATWWIRHTVTRALANQARTIRLPVHIEMLLGRYAKEQQRLTQALGRPPTAAELAAALGTTEEQVWELEELRQPPVSLDSPLSGQGRVADLVPDTSADPNAALTTLFRERADLVSVLDDLAENERRVLRRRFGLEGDEPETLEAIGRQLGLTRERVRQIEAAALRKLRGLLRARGVDPADFF